A single region of the Bifidobacterium asteroides DSM 20089 genome encodes:
- a CDS encoding MDR family MFS transporter, producing the protein MSQTVDTGSGRKTNRTLVTVAVFIATFMTAIEGTIVSTAMPTIIGDLHGLSIMNWVYSIYLLMTAVTTPIYGKLSDRFGRKPLLTIGLLVFVIGSTLCALSQSMPQLIGARFLQGLGAGAIQPLTYTVLADIYPLDKRAGMIGLNGSAWGIASIIAPLLGGFIVQQISWHWVFAINVPIGLLVIIMIQLFLSEHIQARKTRVDYIGIGLLSICLICLMLCLQSLGSAGDTRLTLILAAATVVTFALLLHVEGRQEDPILPLRLFRIRTFVIQNICMLLVAGFLMGFDTYMPIWMQSVLGMNPSLGGFVVTPSSILWLLGAYLAGPLTMHHPPHRATNIGLAFILTACICYIAVPQATAYWVFLVISAVVGFGFGLTITTSTITAQSVVPAGDVGASTSFNTLARSLGQTLMVSIFGIVMNTVIAREVPQHKGLTEDMMNSMINPATAGSIPSRLLGPARTIVFDGLHWIFLVGLVILIMALVANLCDIRSRTLLAEYQNKAKTAAPAIADRGEQ; encoded by the coding sequence TTGTCACAGACAGTCGATACAGGCAGTGGCAGGAAGACCAATCGCACCCTGGTGACGGTGGCGGTCTTCATTGCCACCTTCATGACGGCCATCGAGGGGACCATCGTCTCCACCGCCATGCCCACCATCATCGGGGACCTGCATGGGCTGTCCATCATGAACTGGGTCTACTCCATCTATCTGCTCATGACGGCAGTCACCACGCCTATCTACGGCAAGCTTTCAGACCGCTTCGGCCGCAAGCCGTTGCTGACCATCGGCCTGCTGGTCTTCGTAATCGGATCCACCCTGTGCGCCCTCTCCCAGTCCATGCCCCAGCTGATAGGCGCCCGTTTTCTGCAGGGCCTGGGGGCAGGCGCCATCCAGCCGCTGACCTACACGGTTCTGGCCGACATCTATCCTCTGGACAAGCGGGCGGGCATGATCGGCCTGAACGGCTCGGCCTGGGGCATCGCATCCATCATCGCCCCCCTGCTGGGAGGTTTCATCGTCCAGCAGATAAGCTGGCACTGGGTCTTCGCCATCAACGTGCCCATCGGTCTGCTGGTCATCATCATGATCCAGCTCTTCCTGAGCGAGCATATCCAGGCGCGTAAAACCCGCGTTGACTACATCGGCATCGGGCTGCTCAGCATCTGCCTGATCTGCCTGATGCTCTGCCTGCAAAGCCTGGGATCGGCGGGCGATACGCGGCTCACCCTGATCCTGGCTGCGGCCACCGTGGTCACTTTTGCCCTGCTTCTTCATGTGGAGGGCCGGCAGGAGGATCCCATCCTGCCCCTGAGGCTCTTCCGCATCAGGACCTTCGTCATCCAGAACATCTGCATGCTGCTGGTGGCCGGATTCCTCATGGGCTTCGACACCTACATGCCCATCTGGATGCAGTCTGTGCTGGGGATGAACCCCTCGTTGGGCGGCTTTGTGGTCACCCCCTCCTCCATTCTTTGGCTCCTTGGCGCCTATCTTGCCGGACCACTGACCATGCACCACCCGCCGCACCGGGCCACCAACATCGGCCTGGCCTTCATCCTGACGGCCTGCATCTGCTACATAGCCGTCCCCCAGGCCACCGCCTACTGGGTCTTCCTGGTCATCTCTGCCGTGGTCGGCTTCGGCTTCGGCCTGACCATCACCACCTCGACCATCACCGCCCAGAGTGTGGTACCGGCCGGCGATGTGGGTGCCTCGACCAGCTTCAACACGCTGGCCCGTTCCCTTGGACAGACCCTGATGGTCTCCATCTTCGGCATCGTCATGAACACGGTCATCGCACGCGAGGTGCCTCAGCATAAGGGACTGACCGAGGACATGATGAACAGCATGATCAACCCGGCCACAGCAGGAAGCATCCCTTCACGCCTGCTGGGACCGGCCCGCACCATCGTCTTCGACGGCCTGCATTGGATCTTCCTGGTGGGCCTGGTCATCCTGATTATGGCCTTGGTGGCCAACCTCTGCGACATCCGCTCGCGCACCCTGCTGGCCGAATATCAGAACAAGGCCAAGACGGCGGCTCCTGCCATTGCTGACAGGGGCGAGCAGTAA